Sequence from the Candidatus Endomicrobium procryptotermitis genome:
ACAAAATTTATAAGTACGCTGCCATTATAGCAGCGTCAGCTGCTATAGTTTTAGCGTTGAAATGAAGAGGTATTAAAAGGATAAAAGAAAATCTTTAATGTGGGAGGTGAAAAAATGAATTTATTAAATGTGCTTGGTGGCGTGTATAATTTTTGTTTTGGCGTAAAAACAAAATCTAAAGAAAAAGGAAAGCCCAAAGACGAAAGGATTATTATTATGGGTGACAGCAAGGTAATTGTAGTTGACAAACAAGCGAAAACCCTAATAACGATGGGTTACAAAAAGGTATAAGAAATGAAAATATTGATTAAGCGGTTTGCATTTAAAGAGAATTACACTATTGGTAAACTGTATGCCGATAACATCTATACATGCGATACCCTTGAAGACGAAGTTAGAGAGCCAAAAATTCAAGGTATTACCGCAATACCTGCGGGGAAATATTTAAGCAATTTGACATGGTCTGCTCGGTTTAAAAGCTATCTGCCGATAATAGAGAATGTGCCGAACTTTGAAGGGATAAGAATTCACGCAGGAAACACAGCTTCAGACACTGAAGGCTGCATTTTGGTCGGGAAAAATGAAGTAAAGGGAAAAGTCCTTGAAAGCAAACAAACCCTTGAAAAAATTGTCGTACTATATAAAGAAGCAATAAACAGAAACGAAATTATTGAGGTAGAGATAAAGTAATAATTGCAGGCCTC
This genomic interval carries:
- a CDS encoding DUF5675 family protein, encoding MKILIKRFAFKENYTIGKLYADNIYTCDTLEDEVREPKIQGITAIPAGKYLSNLTWSARFKSYLPIIENVPNFEGIRIHAGNTASDTEGCILVGKNEVKGKVLESKQTLEKIVVLYKEAINRNEIIEVEIK